In Bacteroidota bacterium, a single window of DNA contains:
- a CDS encoding cupin domain-containing protein produces the protein MNIKELHTQEKPVSATSLFKSELGNATAIKILKGEILKEHITKTPALLLCLEGEVIFENENGKKETLISGDYVNIEPMVKHWVEGTSESQLILIK, from the coding sequence ATGAACATAAAAGAATTACATACCCAAGAAAAACCGGTTTCAGCAACTTCTCTTTTTAAAAGTGAACTTGGCAATGCAACTGCCATAAAAATTCTGAAAGGCGAAATATTAAAAGAACACATCACCAAAACTCCTGCACTTTTACTTTGTTTGGAAGGTGAAGTGATTTTTGAAAATGAAAATGGTAAAAAAGAAACACTAATTTCCGGTGATTATGTAAACATTGAACCAATGGTAAAGCACTGGGTCGAAGGAACGAGTGAGAGCCAATTGATATTAATTAAGTAG
- a CDS encoding CotH kinase family protein, translating to MISLVTDPENLFNYYTGIYIPGATFTGASFTGNYEVSGAKSERPASFEYFKQNGQQILSQEVGIRTRGEWIRNYGQKALTVFARSEYDTENNFEYGFFKGLKKPGTQQSLNEFKRIILRNNGNEWAIPGNSMCRDAMIQSLFDHLHLKYQAYTPVVTFLNGEYWGIHNIRELNDAWGLQKNYDVHRDSVILMENNLEGPYKLVSGQPGDEQKFLQLRDFIRQYDMSVKENYDLVEQQLDIPNFLDFWSATVYSNKKNTDHNQIYWKLRNGQPIQGMREGLDGRWRFIANDFDGGFYEPDFDNLDFQIVNMQDSIFRRLLTNPGFKKQFILRHLDLLNSSFETQRVLDRIDEIAAVIEPEMPNHIGRWESPNNMVKWYDNIEELRIFARDRNNFQRIHLANQFGLGALHELTVDVDDLAHGNIQVNTLFVSQDLPGVSSTIYPWKGKYFEGVNVSLTAIAKPGYRFVRWKEIELNETTITFNLDSDQKYTALFTRDLSTLLEELQVFPNPATEGTVFLPDYYKVTLLDITGKVVIDEQTVNHIDVSQLQSGMYYLRNEVGMMGKIVVVNE from the coding sequence GTGATTTCGTTAGTAACCGATCCGGAAAATCTTTTCAATTACTACACCGGAATTTATATTCCCGGTGCAACTTTTACAGGAGCATCTTTCACCGGTAACTATGAAGTGTCGGGTGCTAAATCGGAACGTCCTGCCAGCTTTGAGTACTTTAAACAAAATGGTCAGCAAATTTTATCGCAGGAAGTTGGTATCAGAACCAGAGGTGAATGGATCAGAAATTATGGTCAGAAAGCTCTGACAGTTTTTGCACGGAGTGAATACGATACTGAAAATAATTTCGAGTATGGATTCTTTAAAGGTTTAAAAAAACCGGGCACACAACAATCTCTGAATGAATTCAAGCGGATCATTTTAAGAAACAATGGAAACGAGTGGGCTATTCCCGGAAACTCAATGTGCCGTGATGCAATGATACAATCGTTATTCGATCATTTACATCTGAAATATCAGGCTTACACTCCTGTTGTCACTTTTTTAAATGGCGAATATTGGGGAATACATAACATCCGCGAATTGAATGATGCCTGGGGACTGCAAAAAAATTACGACGTCCACAGAGACAGTGTGATCCTGATGGAAAATAATCTGGAAGGGCCTTATAAATTAGTTTCTGGACAGCCCGGTGATGAACAGAAATTTCTTCAACTACGGGATTTCATCCGACAGTATGATATGTCAGTGAAAGAAAATTATGATCTGGTTGAACAGCAACTCGACATTCCAAATTTTTTAGATTTCTGGTCAGCGACAGTATATTCGAATAAAAAAAATACAGATCACAACCAGATCTATTGGAAATTGAGAAATGGGCAACCGATTCAGGGGATGCGAGAAGGTCTTGATGGTCGCTGGAGATTTATAGCCAATGATTTTGACGGTGGATTCTACGAACCGGATTTTGACAATCTGGATTTCCAGATCGTAAATATGCAGGATTCAATTTTCAGACGTTTGCTAACGAACCCAGGATTTAAAAAACAATTTATTCTTCGTCACCTCGACTTACTGAACAGTTCATTTGAAACGCAAAGAGTATTAGACCGGATCGACGAAATAGCAGCAGTAATTGAACCGGAGATGCCAAATCATATTGGAAGATGGGAATCACCTAACAACATGGTGAAATGGTATGATAACATCGAAGAGCTGAGAATTTTTGCAAGAGACAGAAATAATTTCCAGCGAATTCATCTGGCCAATCAGTTTGGTTTAGGTGCCTTGCACGAACTTACTGTTGATGTCGATGATCTGGCGCATGGAAATATCCAGGTCAATACACTTTTTGTTTCACAGGATCTTCCCGGAGTTAGCTCAACAATTTATCCTTGGAAAGGAAAATATTTTGAAGGTGTAAATGTTTCATTAACGGCTATTGCAAAACCCGGCTATCGTTTTGTGCGCTGGAAGGAAATTGAATTGAACGAAACGACAATTACATTCAATCTGGATTCAGATCAAAAGTACACAGCATTATTCACAAGAGATCTTTCTACTCTACTTGAAGAACTGCAAGTTTTTCCAAATCCTGCCACCGAAGGAACAGTCTTCCTTCCGGATTATTACAAGGTGACACTCTTAGACATTACGGGAAAAGTTGTAATCGATGAACAAACAGTTAATCACATCGATGTATCGCAACTACAATCGGGCATGTATTATCTGAGGAATGAGGTAGGAATGATGGGGAAGATCGTTGTTGTTAACGAATAA
- a CDS encoding DUF302 domain-containing protein, whose product MSYFNSKNITGTTVTAIRSKVEDALKAEGFGVLTEIDIQATMKKKLDKDYLPHLILGACNPVFADKVLSVDQHISLMLPCNVTIRQVENNDVEVAIINPLEAMKVIGNSIIENYANEVNEKLNRVLANI is encoded by the coding sequence ATGAGCTATTTTAATTCAAAAAATATTACAGGAACAACTGTAACTGCTATTCGCTCAAAAGTTGAAGATGCATTGAAAGCAGAAGGATTTGGGGTGCTTACTGAAATTGATATACAAGCAACCATGAAGAAAAAATTAGATAAAGATTATTTACCCCATCTTATTTTGGGTGCGTGTAATCCGGTTTTTGCTGACAAAGTCCTTTCTGTTGATCAACATATCAGTTTGATGCTGCCTTGTAATGTAACTATCCGCCAGGTAGAAAATAACGATGTTGAAGTAGCTATAATTAATCCTTTAGAAGCAATGAAGGTTATTGGCAATTCCATTATTGAGAATTATGCTAACGAAGTTAATGAAAAATTAAATCGTGTTTTAGCAAACATCTAA
- a CDS encoding T9SS type A sorting domain-containing protein, producing the protein MKKFLYLLLILSSFIPESNSQNCTGDSVVIYHRHEVYGGLLITTDTFEIATGIRKNYQREISGSSSYVFNYYHSSYFIRTYIERNAQNDTTSYYEFQGTGTGYDNLFKKDITYDPVTNLITSRFTYQGSGSIWNLFSQEFWIYNSDNKLINYTTLRDIGSGALENDKNVLYNYSGSKLDEIVYQTGQLSTWENSYRYLISYDASAVRDSIILENWDTNLVLWADSAKFNYDASNNYFAQIYWSKLYFDTVNNEYYSDTICLVLDTFNLARSYYSRLNHNQNIREDVYDYIRNHQVSIYQSTLGAGCFNESTNTFDTNGVVISYNSSSMCFMPQGHSGTYQYDSIYRPVTAHTDSYMGSGDYHYSHNYYYTVPDSISFRYLTMQELNFVACIDDSSNTAAIVLGGCGPYRFQWYPSTGLSSDTVKEPKIYINDTLTYLITVTDSLGNTASTTLFATPSVIASLSVDSTTCVSCPFTLVADYYSPLGTINVTYQWYRNDSLIDGATQQNYSADINGIYRVEVTSPSPNPCTSSSLEFFVLNNQVQIFDVRTISIYPNPANEFIMVEGLPKNAVVKIFDLTGKDLSISTAWNSDDDDLKISINQLSTGFYFVVVDYSDYHSRIKLMVIQE; encoded by the coding sequence ATGAAAAAATTTCTCTACCTTTTATTAATTCTTAGTTCGTTTATCCCTGAATCAAATTCTCAAAACTGTACCGGCGATTCTGTGGTAATTTATCATCGTCATGAAGTTTATGGTGGTCTTCTGATAACAACTGATACTTTTGAAATTGCAACGGGCATACGAAAAAATTATCAAAGAGAAATTTCAGGGTCTAGTAGTTATGTTTTCAATTATTATCATAGCTCATATTTCATTAGGACATACATTGAAAGGAATGCTCAAAATGACACAACAAGTTACTATGAGTTTCAAGGAACAGGAACCGGATATGATAATTTATTCAAAAAAGATATTACATATGATCCGGTTACAAATTTAATTACCTCACGTTTTACATACCAGGGCAGTGGTTCTATTTGGAATCTTTTTTCGCAGGAATTTTGGATATATAATTCAGATAATAAATTGATAAATTATACTACTTTGAGAGATATTGGATCAGGAGCATTGGAAAATGATAAAAATGTTTTATATAATTATAGCGGATCGAAACTTGATGAAATTGTATATCAAACCGGTCAATTATCAACATGGGAAAATTCTTATCGCTATTTAATCAGCTATGATGCTTCCGCTGTTAGGGATAGTATTATACTTGAAAACTGGGATACAAATCTTGTGCTGTGGGCAGATAGTGCTAAATTCAATTATGACGCGTCAAATAATTATTTTGCTCAAATATATTGGTCTAAATTGTATTTTGATACGGTTAATAATGAATATTATTCCGATACTATTTGTTTGGTATTGGATACATTTAATCTTGCAAGAAGTTATTATTCCCGTCTTAACCACAATCAGAACATAAGAGAAGATGTATATGATTATATCCGTAACCATCAGGTTTCAATCTATCAAAGTACTTTAGGGGCAGGATGTTTTAATGAAAGCACAAATACTTTTGATACAAATGGAGTAGTGATATCCTATAATTCAAGTTCAATGTGTTTCATGCCACAAGGTCATTCCGGTACATATCAATATGATTCTATTTATCGACCAGTCACTGCTCATACAGATTCTTATATGGGTTCCGGAGATTATCATTATTCGCACAATTATTATTATACAGTTCCTGATAGTATTTCCTTCCGGTATCTGACCATGCAGGAACTAAATTTTGTTGCTTGCATCGACGATAGTTCAAATACTGCAGCTATTGTTCTTGGTGGATGTGGTCCATATCGTTTTCAATGGTATCCATCAACTGGACTTTCTTCTGATACTGTAAAGGAACCTAAAATTTATATCAATGATACTTTGACTTATTTAATTACAGTCACGGATTCTTTAGGAAATACTGCATCGACCACTCTGTTTGCGACTCCTTCCGTCATAGCATCACTTTCAGTTGACTCGACAACTTGTGTATCTTGCCCTTTCACATTGGTTGCTGATTATTATTCTCCATTGGGTACAATAAATGTTACTTACCAATGGTACAGAAACGATTCCCTTATTGACGGAGCAACGCAACAAAATTATTCTGCTGATATCAATGGAATCTATAGGGTAGAAGTCACTTCGCCTTCGCCTAATCCGTGTACCAGCTCTTCTTTGGAATTCTTTGTACTAAATAATCAGGTTCAAATATTTGATGTCAGAACAATTTCAATTTATCCAAATCCTGCAAATGAATTTATAATGGTTGAAGGATTACCAAAAAACGCTGTAGTCAAAATTTTTGATTTGACTGGAAAAGATCTCTCAATTTCTACTGCCTGGAATTCTGATGATGATGATTTAAAAATCAGTATTAATCAACTGAGTACTGGTTTCTATTTCGTTGTTGTTGATTATTCAGATTATCATTCAAGAATTAAATTAATGGTGATTCAGGAATAG